A DNA window from Mucilaginibacter xinganensis contains the following coding sequences:
- a CDS encoding helix-turn-helix domain-containing protein, with product MTDNTKKKTNKSVGKNIRAIRHQRGWSQEEVANRLGISIPAFSKIETGVTDINLSRLEQIANIYEVNVINLLALDAEGTEPQVSHLTIAQKKIVDREAEIANLQRKVILLYEELRNKIPAMV from the coding sequence ATGACAGACAACACTAAAAAGAAGACCAACAAATCTGTTGGAAAAAACATCCGGGCTATACGCCATCAGCGTGGCTGGAGCCAGGAAGAGGTAGCAAACCGACTTGGGATCTCAATTCCTGCGTTTTCAAAGATCGAAACCGGTGTTACCGATATCAACTTATCCAGGCTGGAGCAAATTGCCAACATTTACGAAGTGAACGTAATTAACCTGTTAGCCTTGGATGCCGAAGGCACTGAACCACAGGTTTCACATTTAACTATTGCCCAAAAGAAAATTGTTGACCGCGAAGCTGAAATAGCAAACCTGCAGCGTAAAGTTATTCTTCTTTATGAAGAACTCCGCAATAAGATCCCTGCAATGGTTTAG
- a CDS encoding BamA/TamA family outer membrane protein produces the protein MLLTATRSSAKRMVILKYLFIVVLGGISCKGFSQPQTSPDSISVAIEPDYNKVSKLHRFLLGENYRRLWSEKVKLKIFHLAQEKGGLKILQPGGGMQTKSLRLQDSSGQEWVLRTIQKYPEKVLPANLRQTIAKDIVQDQISAEHPFASLTVPPLAQALGIPHAHPQIVYVPDDPALGKYRKDYANQVFLFEEREPLDVEKTDNVAKVFGKLAADNDNRVDQKTVLRARLLDFLLGDWDRHEDQWRFERIKDSIGVFYEPVPRDRDQVYNNSYGVLPWLTSRHLFMAKFQSYGDHIRSINRWNLNARNFDRFFLNGLNQQDWETQIAFVQTQLTDRVIKDAVKAMPANIYELSGAEITAKLISRRDILKQQALKYYRFISAVVEIPATESREHFDITNLAYGQVDVKIRKLKRDGRLERVTYQRVFDPSVTNEIRLYGIGGKDVFALHGAVSSPITVRMIGGKDEDTFTADSSINTKGNRYVYDRSDKINTFPAGAQVHLRTSTDTGVNNYNPLGYKYNFLQPLILGSYNSDYGVQFLADFIYQKQGFRKSPYAFRQSLMINYGFGANSLLLNYTGEFKQVIGKTDLLINLLSKGPNYQSYFFGLGNQTQFINKGEKKRAYYRNVYSFLNADVRLRHAYGNWTASGGVLAQYYNGDEESNHNRFLNDYNAAYPSQKVFAPQANAGLIAGLVLDTRDKGVVPHNGILWNTTVSALKGLNSAAHSYGQVSSDFTFFINPDKDSILVIGNRIGGGTTIGNASYYQQLQLGGIQNLRGFYVGRFTGKSMAYDNFEVRLKLFDYASYLLPGTLGLVGFNDIGRVWSPGETSAQWHDGYGGGFYLIPAQLILVQAVIGFSKDGAYPYISAGFRF, from the coding sequence ATGCTATTAACCGCTACCAGATCATCTGCCAAACGCATGGTAATTTTAAAATACTTGTTCATTGTTGTTCTTGGCGGAATAAGTTGCAAGGGGTTTTCCCAGCCTCAAACCAGTCCTGATAGCATCAGCGTAGCTATAGAGCCCGATTATAACAAGGTATCAAAATTGCACCGGTTTCTGCTGGGCGAGAATTACCGGAGATTATGGTCAGAAAAGGTTAAGCTTAAGATCTTTCACTTGGCGCAGGAGAAAGGCGGTTTAAAGATTCTGCAGCCGGGCGGCGGAATGCAGACCAAGTCACTCAGGCTGCAGGACTCAAGCGGACAGGAGTGGGTATTGCGCACCATTCAAAAATATCCGGAAAAAGTACTGCCCGCTAACCTGCGTCAAACAATAGCTAAAGATATCGTTCAGGATCAGATTTCAGCAGAACATCCTTTTGCCTCTTTAACAGTTCCGCCTTTGGCCCAGGCGCTCGGCATCCCGCACGCACACCCGCAAATAGTTTATGTACCTGATGACCCTGCATTGGGGAAATATCGTAAGGACTATGCCAACCAGGTTTTTTTATTTGAAGAGCGCGAACCATTGGACGTTGAAAAAACCGACAATGTTGCAAAAGTATTTGGAAAGTTAGCGGCAGACAATGATAATCGGGTGGACCAAAAAACCGTTTTAAGGGCCCGCCTGCTTGATTTTTTACTTGGCGACTGGGACCGGCACGAAGATCAGTGGAGGTTTGAACGGATTAAAGACAGTATAGGTGTTTTTTACGAGCCGGTTCCGCGAGACAGGGACCAGGTTTATAACAACTCATACGGTGTGCTGCCGTGGTTAACATCCAGGCACCTGTTTATGGCTAAGTTTCAGAGCTATGGCGATCATATCCGGTCGATAAACCGCTGGAACTTAAATGCGCGTAATTTTGACAGGTTTTTTTTGAATGGCCTAAACCAGCAGGATTGGGAAACACAAATTGCCTTTGTACAAACACAGTTAACCGACCGGGTGATAAAGGATGCGGTTAAGGCAATGCCGGCAAATATTTATGAGCTAAGCGGTGCCGAAATTACAGCTAAGCTAATTTCCCGTAGAGATATATTAAAGCAGCAGGCCTTAAAATATTACAGGTTCATTTCGGCAGTTGTCGAGATTCCCGCAACAGAAAGCAGGGAACATTTTGATATCACTAACCTGGCATACGGGCAGGTGGACGTAAAGATCAGGAAACTTAAAAGGGACGGAAGGTTAGAAAGAGTTACCTATCAGCGGGTTTTTGATCCATCGGTAACCAACGAGATCCGGCTTTATGGCATTGGCGGAAAAGATGTGTTTGCCTTGCACGGGGCAGTGTCTTCGCCAATAACCGTGCGAATGATAGGAGGGAAGGATGAGGATACTTTTACAGCAGATAGTAGTATTAATACAAAGGGAAACCGATATGTTTATGACCGCTCTGACAAAATTAATACGTTTCCAGCAGGCGCGCAGGTTCATCTGCGTACCTCAACCGACACCGGAGTTAATAACTATAATCCGCTTGGTTATAAATACAATTTTTTACAGCCGCTGATATTAGGCAGTTACAACAGTGACTATGGTGTGCAATTTCTTGCAGATTTTATTTATCAGAAGCAAGGCTTCAGAAAATCGCCTTATGCCTTCAGGCAAAGTTTAATGATCAATTACGGCTTTGGGGCAAACTCACTACTGCTGAATTACACGGGTGAGTTTAAACAGGTGATTGGTAAAACCGACCTTCTGATCAATTTATTGTCTAAAGGCCCCAATTACCAGAGCTACTTTTTTGGGCTGGGCAACCAAACACAATTTATAAACAAAGGCGAAAAGAAGAGAGCTTATTATCGTAATGTATATAGTTTTTTAAACGCTGATGTGAGGTTGAGGCATGCCTACGGTAACTGGACAGCCAGTGGAGGTGTTTTGGCGCAGTATTATAACGGCGATGAAGAAAGCAATCATAACAGGTTTTTAAACGATTACAACGCGGCGTATCCTAGCCAAAAGGTATTTGCCCCCCAGGCCAATGCAGGGCTGATTGCAGGGCTGGTTCTTGATACCCGAGATAAGGGTGTAGTGCCGCATAACGGAATCCTTTGGAACACTACAGTATCGGCGTTAAAAGGGCTCAACTCAGCGGCGCACAGTTATGGACAGGTGTCATCTGATTTTACCTTTTTTATAAACCCCGACAAGGACTCGATACTTGTGATAGGTAACCGGATTGGGGGCGGCACAACTATTGGTAATGCCTCCTACTACCAGCAACTGCAGCTTGGTGGAATTCAAAACCTAAGAGGGTTTTACGTCGGTAGGTTTACCGGAAAAAGTATGGCTTATGATAATTTCGAGGTTCGCCTTAAGTTGTTTGACTATGCATCTTACTTGCTGCCCGGCACACTCGGGCTGGTGGGTTTTAACGATATAGGAAGGGTGTGGTCACCAGGCGAAACCTCAGCCCAATGGCATGACGGGTATGGCGGAGGGTTTTATCTGATCCCGGCGCAACTGATTCTTGTACAGGCTGTTATTGGTTTTTCAAAGGATGGTGCATACCCTTATATTTCTGCCGGGTTTAGGTTTTAA
- a CDS encoding M61 family metallopeptidase: protein MMKLYFLAPRQKVLAFALAALLNLLLVFPASAQQANQQWHYTMDVDPAAKIVHVGLELSGKLPDTIILKMPTWTTGYYQFMNFGKSLSAFSATDRAGKVLDFKQQDQNTWKVAVPKNKTVVLKYNIEAIRNFVGGNYLDTAHGYFSPAGLFLYADKNILQPVTVTVKQYPGWTHIATGMDVVGKDSSTFKAPDFDVLYDSPILMGKLEKLPGFKVNGIQHDFIGYKMGEFDRQPFMDDMKKIVESGSAIIGEIPYKHYTFLGVGPGGGGIEHLNSASVAFFNKGLKTQAEKMRLYSFLAHEYFHTYNVKRIRPIELGPFDYEKGNKTEMLWVSEGFTVYYEYLIIRRAGLTNAQEMIGQLRGNLLNYENKPGHLFQSATQASLETWSDGPNGRVADEFNKTISYYDKGPVLGLMLDLKIRHETQNRKSLDDVMRKLYYTYFKKLKRGFTPQEFRQACEEEAGVPLSELFEYAATVKEVNYHPYFAYAGLDIDDNWKKQPGAWSGITAGIKNDAIQVTDVQYQSPAWNSGLRINNKIVSIDGQPATLEALKAIAANKKDGDIVTMGIVKNGQPGEAKITLGTQNARSFEIKPIANPDALQSAIYKSIFEAGK from the coding sequence ATGATGAAACTTTACTTTCTAGCCCCTAGGCAAAAAGTGTTAGCATTTGCGTTAGCCGCATTACTTAATCTCTTGCTTGTTTTTCCTGCGTCTGCCCAGCAGGCCAACCAGCAATGGCACTACACTATGGATGTTGACCCGGCAGCGAAAATTGTGCATGTAGGCTTGGAACTTAGCGGCAAACTGCCGGATACCATTATATTAAAAATGCCCACCTGGACAACCGGCTACTACCAGTTTATGAATTTTGGAAAAAGCCTGTCTGCTTTTAGTGCCACGGATAGGGCGGGCAAAGTCCTTGACTTTAAGCAGCAAGACCAAAACACGTGGAAGGTAGCTGTGCCAAAAAACAAAACGGTTGTGCTTAAATACAATATTGAAGCGATCCGAAACTTTGTTGGTGGTAATTATCTGGATACTGCACACGGCTATTTTTCGCCTGCAGGATTATTCCTGTACGCAGATAAAAATATTTTGCAGCCGGTTACGGTTACGGTTAAACAATACCCCGGCTGGACGCATATTGCAACCGGTATGGACGTAGTGGGGAAGGATTCTTCAACTTTCAAAGCACCTGATTTTGATGTGTTGTATGATAGCCCGATCTTGATGGGTAAACTGGAAAAATTACCCGGTTTTAAGGTTAACGGCATTCAGCATGATTTTATCGGCTACAAAATGGGCGAGTTTGACCGGCAGCCGTTTATGGACGACATGAAAAAGATTGTCGAAAGTGGTTCTGCTATCATAGGTGAGATCCCTTACAAGCACTACACGTTTTTAGGCGTAGGGCCGGGCGGCGGCGGCATTGAGCACCTCAACTCGGCATCGGTTGCTTTTTTTAACAAAGGATTAAAAACGCAGGCCGAAAAAATGCGCTTGTATAGTTTCCTGGCACATGAATATTTTCATACCTACAACGTAAAACGGATCCGTCCTATAGAGCTCGGCCCGTTTGATTACGAAAAAGGAAATAAAACTGAGATGTTATGGGTGTCTGAAGGGTTCACTGTGTATTATGAATATTTGATTATCCGCAGGGCGGGTCTTACCAATGCACAGGAAATGATAGGCCAATTAAGGGGTAACCTGTTGAACTATGAGAACAAACCAGGCCACCTGTTTCAGTCTGCTACACAAGCCAGTTTAGAAACCTGGAGCGATGGGCCAAATGGGCGTGTTGCCGACGAGTTTAATAAAACCATATCTTACTATGACAAAGGGCCAGTGCTGGGCCTGATGCTTGACCTTAAAATAAGGCACGAAACCCAAAACCGTAAAAGTCTTGACGATGTAATGCGTAAATTGTATTACACTTACTTTAAAAAGCTTAAACGCGGCTTTACCCCGCAGGAGTTCAGGCAGGCATGTGAAGAAGAGGCTGGCGTACCTTTAAGCGAGTTATTTGAATATGCAGCTACTGTTAAGGAGGTTAACTATCATCCATATTTTGCCTACGCCGGGCTTGATATTGATGATAACTGGAAAAAGCAGCCGGGGGCATGGAGCGGTATTACTGCAGGAATTAAAAATGATGCGATACAGGTTACCGACGTTCAATATCAATCACCGGCGTGGAACAGCGGGTTGCGGATAAATAACAAAATTGTTAGTATTGACGGACAGCCAGCCACCCTGGAAGCATTAAAGGCGATAGCTGCAAACAAGAAAGATGGCGATATAGTAACTATGGGAATCGTAAAAAATGGGCAGCCCGGCGAGGCGAAAATTACTTTAGGAACCCAAAATGCCCGTAGTTTTGAAATTAAGCCAATCGCTAATCCGGATGCTTTGCAATCGGCTATTTACAAAAGCATTTTTGAGGCTGGTAAATAG
- a CDS encoding flavin monoamine oxidase family protein: METITRRNFLSKGAMLAGGAYPAMLALGMLQAAPAHAFNLTGSGKGKKIIILGGGLAGMTCAYELNKLGYNCTVLEARERAGGRCWSVKNGSVNTETDKPTVTARFDEGQYFNAGPSRIPHNHQLTMHYCRELGIPLQVYNNVNEGSYYFAEGKGPLSNKKIRVREVHNDIRGYMTELLAKSIDHGSLDTGLSKEDSEKVIEYLMAEGGLDPDRLYKASARRGYIENPGAGDKPGKIADPHKLAELIQSGLMDPDFYNVAEYTYELQMTMFQAIGGMDQIAKALQKKIDPNLKLGAEVTNITNIDNGVKVTYKDAQGEHMIEGDICICTIPLPVLSNISNNFSGDVSRAIDYISYIQTGKIGLQFKRRFWEEDEHIYGGITHTNNDLTQVFYPSYDYMGKKGILLGYYNFNEKAQRTGELSYADREKLALQKGRLIHPQYDAEFESSFSVSWHKTKYNLGGWAVYSSETRKTQYPVLLKPDKQVYFAGEHLTYLNAWMAGAFESARSVVTAIHGRVTEQRVQYPATTTKG; this comes from the coding sequence TTGGAGACGATAACCAGGAGAAATTTTCTAAGCAAAGGCGCTATGCTTGCAGGCGGCGCTTATCCGGCTATGCTTGCTCTAGGCATGTTGCAGGCCGCACCTGCCCATGCTTTTAACTTGACCGGCAGCGGAAAAGGAAAAAAGATTATTATTTTGGGTGGTGGCCTGGCCGGAATGACCTGCGCTTACGAACTTAATAAATTAGGATATAATTGTACCGTACTGGAGGCGCGTGAGCGTGCCGGCGGCCGATGTTGGAGCGTTAAAAATGGCAGCGTCAACACAGAAACTGATAAACCCACCGTCACCGCCCGTTTTGATGAAGGCCAGTATTTTAATGCGGGCCCCTCACGAATCCCCCATAACCACCAGCTTACCATGCATTACTGCAGGGAACTGGGCATCCCGCTTCAGGTTTACAACAACGTTAACGAAGGTTCTTATTATTTTGCGGAAGGAAAAGGACCGCTATCCAATAAAAAGATCCGTGTTCGCGAGGTGCATAACGATATCAGGGGATATATGACAGAACTGCTCGCAAAAAGCATTGACCATGGCAGCCTTGATACCGGGCTAAGCAAAGAAGATTCAGAAAAAGTAATTGAATACCTGATGGCTGAAGGCGGCCTTGATCCTGACAGGCTGTACAAAGCATCGGCACGCAGGGGTTACATTGAAAATCCGGGTGCCGGTGATAAACCGGGAAAAATAGCTGATCCGCATAAACTGGCAGAACTGATCCAGTCGGGATTAATGGATCCTGATTTTTATAACGTTGCCGAATACACCTACGAACTTCAAATGACTATGTTCCAGGCTATTGGTGGCATGGACCAGATTGCGAAGGCTCTACAGAAAAAAATTGACCCCAATTTAAAACTGGGTGCCGAAGTAACAAATATCACCAATATTGACAATGGCGTAAAGGTTACCTATAAAGATGCGCAGGGCGAACACATGATCGAGGGCGACATTTGTATCTGCACCATCCCCTTGCCTGTTTTAAGTAATATAAGTAATAATTTTTCGGGGGATGTTAGCCGGGCCATTGATTATATAAGTTACATCCAAACAGGGAAAATAGGCCTGCAATTTAAAAGGCGCTTTTGGGAGGAAGATGAGCATATATACGGCGGCATCACCCACACCAACAATGATCTGACGCAGGTATTTTACCCTTCATATGATTATATGGGCAAAAAAGGCATCCTGCTGGGCTATTATAATTTTAATGAAAAAGCACAACGCACAGGTGAGCTAAGCTACGCCGACCGCGAAAAGCTTGCCCTGCAAAAGGGAAGGCTGATTCACCCGCAATATGATGCCGAATTTGAAAGCTCCTTTTCGGTAAGCTGGCACAAAACAAAATACAATTTGGGCGGATGGGCAGTTTACAGCAGCGAAACCCGCAAAACACAATACCCGGTATTATTAAAGCCCGATAAACAGGTGTATTTCGCCGGCGAGCATTTAACTTACCTAAATGCATGGATGGCAGGTGCTTTTGAATCGGCACGGAGCGTGGTAACGGCAATTCATGGGCGTGTAACGGAGCAGCGGGTACAATACCCGGCAACAACAACTAAAGGATAA